One window of the Shewanella maritima genome contains the following:
- a CDS encoding putative metalloprotease CJM1_0395 family protein: MTPVSAASLGAEAFRSAIPDRSSAVNSLATSSSKANASITGSSTVGSTSIDSHRAQQSKSQTSSQVNSQATLQTKAQVVPQEASKVASQLATASEALKSDQVASAVTNTSRNANFGSTRADVVNLNTGAANIGALVQLTSRVSQSLPSGGNREAVQSLAGPQPFESKQTRFVSSADELFQSSSQQAIQANNSGVEDKSLAQTRTIFSDANAANFKDASSDDNLNGFSEQAGTQANRQAQDGNSQGAEQLDNEQAKQTQEELEQQELQRQQAAQDTEKQKLERELAKQEAKEAQIIKELSTRDTEVRQHEQAHASVGGSYAGQPSYQYEQGPDGKRYAVEGEVQIDVSEIPNDPQATIIKMQKVYAAAMAPVQPSSTDIRVAAEALDKMNEAKQLLAEQRQQQLAENDNSERINELGQIYQNADNAQQSQLDPYKIDDEAKQTQDPVLPNLGSRIGNSVEPINPANNAPTATLAYQSVAEFQ, translated from the coding sequence ATGACTCCGGTATCTGCAGCGAGCCTGGGAGCTGAAGCTTTTCGCTCAGCCATTCCAGATCGCTCGTCTGCAGTAAACTCATTAGCAACAAGCTCGTCTAAAGCCAACGCATCAATAACAGGTTCATCTACAGTTGGCTCAACTTCAATAGATAGTCATCGTGCTCAGCAATCCAAATCTCAAACTTCTTCTCAGGTTAATTCTCAGGCCACTCTGCAAACCAAAGCACAGGTTGTTCCGCAAGAGGCAAGCAAGGTGGCATCGCAACTAGCAACTGCATCCGAGGCGCTAAAATCTGATCAAGTTGCAAGTGCTGTTACCAATACTAGTCGAAATGCCAACTTCGGCAGCACACGTGCTGACGTCGTTAACCTTAATACGGGGGCCGCAAATATTGGTGCTTTAGTTCAGTTAACGAGTAGGGTAAGTCAATCACTGCCATCGGGAGGCAATCGCGAGGCGGTACAATCTTTAGCTGGGCCGCAACCGTTTGAATCAAAGCAAACTCGTTTTGTCAGCTCTGCAGATGAACTGTTTCAAAGCTCATCACAACAAGCGATACAAGCTAATAATTCAGGCGTTGAAGACAAGTCGCTTGCGCAAACACGTACTATTTTTAGCGATGCAAACGCTGCTAACTTTAAAGATGCATCTAGTGATGACAATCTTAACGGGTTCAGTGAACAAGCAGGAACACAAGCAAACCGACAAGCTCAAGACGGTAATTCGCAAGGTGCTGAACAATTAGATAATGAGCAGGCTAAACAAACGCAAGAGGAACTTGAGCAACAAGAGTTGCAAAGGCAACAAGCGGCGCAAGATACCGAAAAACAAAAGCTTGAGCGTGAGTTAGCAAAGCAAGAAGCGAAAGAAGCACAAATTATTAAAGAGCTGAGTACTAGAGATACAGAAGTGCGGCAACATGAGCAGGCTCATGCATCGGTTGGCGGCAGTTATGCTGGACAACCAAGTTATCAGTATGAACAAGGGCCAGACGGCAAACGCTATGCTGTGGAAGGAGAAGTGCAGATAGATGTGTCTGAGATCCCCAATGATCCTCAAGCGACCATCATCAAAATGCAAAAAGTTTACGCAGCGGCAATGGCACCAGTTCAGCCATCAAGTACAGATATTCGAGTTGCGGCCGAGGCATTAGATAAGATGAATGAGGCCAAGCAGTTGCTTGCCGAGCAAAGACAACAACAGCTTGCTGAGAATGACAACTCTGAGCGGATTAACGAGCTAGGGCAAATCTATCAAAATGCGGATAACGCTCAGCAATCTCAGCTTGATCCATATAAAATTGATGATGAAGCTAAGCAAACTCAAGATCCAGTGCTCCCTAATCTCGGCTCTAGGATTGGCAATTCAGTCGAACCTATAAATCCTGCAAACAATGCTCCAACCGCGACGCTTGCTTATCAAAGTGTGGCGGAGTTTCAATAG
- a CDS encoding LysR family transcriptional regulator, with the protein MNRAKSTLEQWRILQAVVDQGGYAQAAAYLNKSQSSLNHAVAKLQQQLGTQILTVEGRRSVLTPQGEVLLRRSRLLTQSVNELEQLAANLGQGWEPSLTIAREIIYPMDDLVCIFNKFHPQSRGCRINVIDSVLTGTHELINEQKADIAICSTPPKGHLGEALQSSELILVCHPGHSLAATPNISDEKILANQLQIVIRDTGLNAKDEAGWLKSEQRWTVSNFYEAKRILASGLGFCWMPAFIVKDEIDNGKLAKLTLTSSKSRKVILNLVVPNRDRQGPAAKLLEQLVLAHHRT; encoded by the coding sequence ATGAACCGAGCTAAATCGACACTAGAGCAATGGCGCATTCTACAAGCCGTGGTAGATCAAGGTGGATATGCCCAGGCTGCCGCCTACTTAAACAAGAGCCAATCTTCGCTTAATCACGCTGTTGCGAAACTGCAGCAACAATTAGGTACGCAAATATTGACCGTTGAGGGGCGACGCTCAGTGCTAACTCCCCAAGGCGAAGTGTTACTTCGCCGCTCTCGCCTTCTTACTCAGTCTGTTAATGAGCTAGAACAACTGGCAGCCAATCTAGGTCAAGGTTGGGAGCCAAGCTTAACCATTGCCCGTGAGATCATTTATCCAATGGATGATTTAGTGTGCATATTCAATAAGTTTCATCCGCAATCTCGTGGTTGTCGCATTAATGTCATTGATTCAGTATTAACCGGTACCCATGAACTCATTAACGAGCAAAAAGCTGACATTGCGATTTGCTCTACCCCACCAAAAGGTCATCTAGGAGAAGCACTGCAAAGTAGTGAATTGATCCTGGTTTGCCACCCAGGTCATTCATTAGCTGCAACGCCCAACATTAGTGATGAAAAAATCCTCGCTAATCAGTTACAAATCGTCATTCGAGACACTGGATTAAATGCCAAAGATGAAGCGGGTTGGCTAAAGTCAGAGCAAAGATGGACCGTGTCAAACTTTTATGAAGCAAAGCGTATTCTAGCTTCTGGTTTGGGCTTTTGTTGGATGCCAGCATTTATTGTTAAAGATGAAATCGATAATGGCAAATTAGCCAAACTTACTTTAACCTCAAGCAAAAGTCGTAAAGTGATTTTAAACCTAGTGGTCCCAAACCGCGACAGGCAAGGCCCAGCAGCTAAGCTGTTAGAACAATTAGTGCTTGCGCATCACCGAACCTAA
- a CDS encoding DUF3541 domain-containing protein — protein MNKAINAKSLLLKASLIACFAAGSIVNAAEVKSKPAPKVTEQQMYDQIKYNLETNLYSLPPRIQGHYALRQYRMTGDEKYANGALVDLLAVVDRQAYFACQLDDPEFFAEQAKLARNQIGKGPRAKARKKATKQFPDFVLLNDYVLRYAARIDEMGLVGPCHEKLVEAISKSNLKDAYTDPDMIRSWAAQLVNYVYWADQLGIADLREPYKKAFQQTYSDDKDAQLSKAQYKNKIYGMTHFIFASSGYYQRFVDAKDYQWILDYFAANIDRILQDTTEDIITEVGISFQITGNPDHPVVDKVKQHLLSVYSPEHKMVLSPSGKARLASGEHRNVLAMMLLNWPEKLHAGPYLSELKQTRKNLPKLVSPKPELAKK, from the coding sequence ATGAATAAAGCGATTAACGCAAAATCTCTACTGTTAAAGGCTAGCTTAATTGCCTGCTTTGCTGCTGGTTCAATTGTCAATGCTGCCGAAGTCAAATCAAAGCCAGCTCCGAAAGTGACAGAGCAACAGATGTACGACCAAATAAAGTACAATCTTGAAACTAACCTGTACTCATTGCCACCTCGTATTCAAGGGCATTACGCGCTGCGTCAATACCGTATGACCGGCGATGAGAAATACGCTAATGGTGCTTTAGTTGACCTACTCGCTGTAGTTGATAGACAAGCTTACTTTGCTTGCCAGCTGGATGACCCAGAGTTTTTCGCTGAGCAAGCAAAGCTGGCAAGAAACCAAATTGGTAAAGGCCCACGAGCAAAAGCACGCAAGAAAGCCACTAAGCAATTCCCTGACTTCGTTTTGCTTAATGATTACGTGTTACGCTACGCAGCAAGAATTGACGAGATGGGCTTAGTTGGCCCATGCCATGAAAAACTTGTAGAGGCGATCTCAAAATCAAATCTTAAAGATGCCTATACCGACCCTGATATGATCCGCTCTTGGGCTGCTCAACTTGTTAACTATGTTTATTGGGCTGACCAACTAGGGATTGCCGACTTACGTGAACCTTACAAAAAAGCGTTCCAACAAACATACAGTGACGATAAAGACGCGCAGCTTTCAAAAGCCCAGTATAAAAATAAGATTTATGGCATGACCCACTTTATCTTCGCATCAAGTGGTTACTACCAACGCTTTGTTGATGCTAAAGACTATCAGTGGATTTTAGATTATTTCGCCGCCAACATTGACCGAATTCTACAAGATACAACTGAAGATATTATCACCGAGGTTGGCATCAGCTTCCAAATTACTGGTAACCCGGATCATCCAGTTGTAGATAAAGTGAAGCAACACTTACTTTCAGTTTACTCACCTGAGCACAAAATGGTGTTATCTCCTTCAGGTAAAGCAAGACTTGCTTCAGGTGAACATAGAAACGTGTTAGCCATGATGTTACTCAACTGGCCTGAAAAACTGCATGCAGGCCCTTATTTAAGTGAGCTCAAGCAAACCCGTAAGAATCTACCTAAGTTAGTTAGCCCAAAGCCTGAGTTAGCAAAGAAGTAA